The genomic region CTGTTATTTCAGCAATTGGATTAACAAACGGAATTGGAATGGTAAATATAAAAGCTAAAATTAGTGACATAATTAATATGAATAACTTTGACATCGCAAGTTAGAGTTAGAATATTAAcgtctttaattaattaaccctttgtgtcccaagaagtcaaaaatgttgaatctttgtgacagaattaaaacgctatcaaaatacactcaatAGAGGtctttggaatcaattttagcaaaatatgcaatccccccATTCCAAGGGGGATAATGGTACTTGAGAGTACCGTCAAGcgttaaaatatattttcagtacacaaaaactattattgctaatataaaaataatacattttttattacgttagAAAATAACTAACACTTGCTTTATCTAAATCATATTATGACATTCAGAAAAACAgttctttcttttattacaacataaaaaaacattgCACGCAGTACATTTTGAGAATTaggcttattctaaattaaagctcaaagctttctctttacaatgatgtataataattgttgggttggattggaaaaatattgagaaaaaaaatgttgaaacaaaacttgcattttcgtataacctaaaaatgtcaaaaaagatgctaatttaaatattcctgggagccgtatttattgaaattaaggaatgagacttattctaaattaaagatcaaagctttctctttacaatgatgtataataattgttgggttggattggaaaaatattgagaaagaaaatttttaaacaaaacttacattgtcgtataacctaaacctgtcaaaaaagatgctaatttaaaaattcctgggagccgtatttattgaaattaaggaatgagacttattctaaattaatgctcaaagctttctctttacaatgatgtataataattgttggaatggatcggaaaaatattgagaaaaaatatattgaaacaaaacttacattttcgtataacctaaacctgtcaaaaaagatgctaatttaaaaattcctgggagccgtatttattgaaattaaggaatgagacttattctaaattaaagctcaaagctttctctttacaatgatatataataattgttgggttggattggaaaaatattgagaaaaaaaatgttgaaacaaaacttacattttcgtataacctaaaaatgtcaaaaaagatgctaatttaaaaattgctgggagccgtatttattgaaattaatgagacttattttaaattaaagctcaatgctttctTTTTGATCTGTAATAATCTATGGTCACATCTGGacgaataagtttaaatatacctAAAAATCCTACAATGAGAAttgtgtcattttttatacagattctttcttgtatagtagaaagtacctacagctctaaatgcgccgaatagatacctacagtttaaaatgagtgtttaaaactatcggtactttaaagtaccgtcgggacacaaagggttaagatGAGTTAATCATTAAGGGTTAACGAAATTTGcaaacatttttgataatatgTACGGATCCCCTTTTTACCAATATTAGAATTAGTGATTATTCAAAATCACACATTGACATCATTATCTCAACACAAAACTCCTCAAAATCACCACTGCTACCCTGACATAATCAACGTCGTCCCTGGAATACTTCAACATCGTCACAATGTTGTCTTTGTTGCCCTTCAACATCGTTCATAACGTCTCGAACATCACTCCATATTATTCCCAGACACACGTAATCATACTTCCAAACATATCTTCTCTGACACCTATCAACATCGTCTTGGGCACCTCAACTTAGTCCCATAAATTTATAGCAGCAGATAttcttcaatattattttaaataaacgtcAATATTGTCTGGGACATCCCTCAATATGTTCTCCGACACCTCATAACATCATTCCAGACATAGATAATAACATAGATTCGAGGCTATTGAGTCGTCAACATTGTTTCTTCTAACTCTCTACAtcgtttaattattaatatcgtTCCAAATACTTTTCTATATGATTCCTGAGATCTTACAACATTATCTCTGACATCTCTCAAAATCACCCCGTGCATATTTCAACATCAACCATGATATCCCTCAACACAAACTCAAATATGCCTTAATATGATTCCAGACACACCACAACATCGTTCCAATATCAATTTGTCATCATTGTTTCGGTATTATCATCCCCAGCATTCTTCAATATAGTCTTTGATATCACATGATAGACTGATATCCTTGAGTCTCCTTATTCTGAACTTAATTGGCACACCTCAATAGTGTCTCGAATGTCTATTCTGATACGCTTTGACATAGTCCCAAATGAAGGTTATTTAGGCTAATTTTGTTTCTGACATCCCACTACGTCGTTTCAGATATCCTTCATTGTAGTACCTACTTAGCATACCTCAATATCGTTTTGAACATCTTTAACATCATTTCGGCCATCCCTTGAATTTGCgttaaacattttctaatattaTGCATGGCACATCTCAACATTGTGCCCAAATGCTCCttctaataatatatattttcttgtCTATTTAGATTGTATTGGGTTGGGCAGGTGATCAACCATGGACAAGTGTAACAAAAACTTACGGAGTTTGTTTAATTCTTTGCGGATTTTGCATTGCGGGGATGTACCTTTTCATACAAATCAAATACGCTTTATACACCGTCTCAATACTTTTCGGTTGGTTCTTTGCGAGCAGTTTTTCATTTACACCGATGATCACGGCCGATTTGGTACCATTAGATCGGTTTACAATCGGTTAcggattaattttattatgtcaAGGTATCGGTAATTTGATCGGACCACCAATTGCTGGTAAGTCATTCTCgtcattatcttttttatatatggaataattttttttctcattttaagGCCTTTTCTTCGACTTGACGAAATCTTGGGCCCAAACGTTCATACAATCCGGTTTTTGGATAATAATTTCTGGCATTTTAATCCTGATAATTCCGATGACAACTAATAAAAGACTCGTTGGGAATAAACCTTTAGAAATGGAAGCGAGCGAAAAGGGTAgcattgtttaatttttttttaattaatcagtATCGCAAGAAACCGAGTTGTATTAGAGAACTATGTACTTACTTTCAAACCAATCAGCACATTTCTGTACTTATCTCCcgtttttacttaaaaaaaggaaatatatAATCGCATATACTTAATGTACCTACTTAGAAATGGAGAAGAAAGGAAAATGTTGTGTtcgttttaaagtttttttttttttttagtttttgttgcatcgatttttttttttgagtagaTGGTTCTTACAAAGAATATTTATTGTCGTGGTGTGCGTACATTCCGGGATTTGAAAGAATACGGTTTCGTACTTAACGCAAAATGCAATATTTATATCTACATgacaatgtttttaataaaaaaattattgtcggttgttaaagtatttttatatgcaatgaaaaaatcttttttgcgCGAGGTTGTGTTCCAGTGTAGCATATGTGTCAATTTCATCTCTTTAATAtgcatatttaataaaatagtacttacatacaaaaatgtttctttttttttatcaattccttttccatattaatattaattattgttgtaCTTATATCTACTCCTGTTTGAAGGGAAGCAACATCTTCATTTTAATtcactacaaaaaaaagtttttggcaAAACTTCTCTTAggaaatacaatttttttctgccAAATATTAGCTTGTCAGCtcattaatttataatctttgatcgtttatttgaatttggcAATGTTGCAAAACAGCAGAACCCAGAGCAAAATCGAAATGGACAATAAATGGCATTTTGAGGAGAGAGTGGAGGAAAGGGCGCATTGTAAAATTGAGTGAATTGAAATGTGGAGACTACTGGAGGACAGGGATAGGAATAACAGAGGGGTTAGCAAAGTATTTGATGATGGAGGGGGGTGATGAGGTTGGTGGCCAGATTTAGATGTAATAACGTAGTTAGAGCCAATAGATATTGGATGGAGGATGAGGAGAGCCTGGGAGTCTTTAAACCATCTGCTGGTAGAGTGTAACGAGTTGAGGGAGAAAGTGATGGACTGGAGGCAGGTACTAGGGGAGAATGCGAGGAGATGTAGAGAGGCTAATCCACTAAAGGtaatatatacataaaatGTCATCAGATAAATCTATTTGAGTTTGGATTAGCTATTATTTATCAAATGTTTGATTGCAATAAGTTCCTAGTTGATCTACAAATAGGAATTTGGTCTATGAATGTGTTTGGGGCATAAATTAGGGATTCAACTGGTTATGGAGCCTGACAAATTCAGATTTTTTACTACAACGACGCTCCATTGTGTGTTAGTAGAGCTTTTATGACTTATTGATTACAACTTTCTTTGTCATTGTGGAGATCTTTGGGATTAATTTGATGGATTAAATGTGAATATTGTTTGTGTTGagtgaattaattttatttgggAATAAAGAAATAGCAAATGGATACTATATAGATAagagataaaaaaagaataagaacTATTAGGAAactatagttcgttttttttctataatacttgtcaatgtaaattatttagggtttctgttggtattatcaaggacccttataaaatttatgttgttttcatgatttttagtaacattttcagtaactaattagttgaggttaaaatactaataaatttttagataaatacgattttcacgaagtacatatttgttgtaaaaacgtgctacaaagtaattaatagaataaaataccttttctgggtaaataaatggcaaataaacaccccacaacactttttatgcaccttttctttttgaataacgaaagttcaaacgtcaatgtgacatattttcttcaaaacatgataaaacaaaactccctgttaattttgccaactttacaacaatttgacaggtattatagaaaaaaaatgaactatatgAACTATATATTCTAAACaaaaaccacaaaaaaaattttttatttattccttGAAATGAAATCTCTAGTAAACGTTGGAATCGATCGTTTCGAAGCACAATTATCAAACCTAATCTCTCCTCGATTTCCGAAACGTCTACAATTACGTTTGTTGATGTGTAAAATTGAGAAATCTCGGCAATCTTCGTCTCGATATGTACACATTTTTGCACCCGGATTATTTGTATAAACGTAGTCGTAAATagtatttaaaatacaattatcATCGTCGACGCATTTTACGTAAGAACTTTGATTGTCTTCGTTTGGATTTAAACGAGGAGATCCTGCCGATATCCAATAATCGAAATCGATGGAATTATTTGCGCACTTTTTTAAATCGTAACATCCGGTAACAACGTGGCAAATACACGAAATGCATTCGTGTATTGAGgtgtttaataaattagtttCTGCAAGTTAACAAAATGAAATTGGGGAAAAAATCGGGCTGAATTACTCACGTGAAAAAGATCCTACAATAAAGattgttaagaaaataattattaatttgtgatgtatcattttataaagtttgagagtaaataaattaatcgagAATAAATTAACCTTTTTGATCtttgatttatcaaaaaaaaaaaataaattaataaaataaataaaaaagtaggGTTCTGTAAGGTTAAGATCTTTGTTAAATTGGTTGCCTAtaccattttaattaatttttttaaaattttatttcaaaaatattttttataatttattaaatttaattacctaTTTCATATAAACTCAAATCcttcatattttaaatcataaacGATGAGAATACTCGTGTTGGGTGCGAATTAGAgagctaattaaaaaaaaattaatgattgtataaaattatgatttttatctcaCATTTATTGTAACATCCGGTAACATGAAATGCATTCGTGTATTAAGgtgtttaataaattagtttCTGCAAATTTACGAAATGAAATTGGTGAAAAATCGGGCTGTATTACTCACGTGAAAAAGATCCTACAATAAGattgttaagaaaataattattaatttgtgatgtatcattttataaagtttgagagtaaataaattaatcgagAATAAATTAACCTTTTTgatctttgatttataaaaaaaaatttataaattaaataaaaaagtagaaccctacttttttattaaagtaagGTTAGGATCTTTGTTAAATTGGTTGCCTATAccacttaattaattttttaaaattttatttcaaaaatattttttataacttattaaatttaattatctaTCTCATATAAACTCAAATCcttcatattttaaatcagAAATTAACTGATCGGGTAAAAGAATCTCtccgtttattttaaaagcgGTGATGTAAGTTGCCGTGTTTCCATTCAATTCCTCAGTTCTTAAAGCTACTATCACATCGTCTTTAGAAGTCGGAATGAATTTAAACGATGAGAATCCTCGTGTTGGGTGCGAATTAGGAAgctaattcaaaaaagaatcaatgattgtataaaattatggTTTTTATCTCACATTTATCACTTGGATTTGGTGAAAATTCTCGTCGGCGATTAATAAAACGGAACAACCTCGGTGTTCGTCTAAAGTTtcgttatatttttctttgctgCATCGCCTCGGTAAGAAAAACCAGCTTTTATGGATTTCAGACCAAACGCCGCTTTCATGGATCATGTAACCAGGCcaataaatgtttaatgattctcttaatttattgtattcatTCACCCAGCGTAAATGAGTGatctaaaatttattatttaattataaatcatttttttttaaatttttacctcTCCTTTCGtagaaacttttttgataaattgagGATTATAACTTTGGAAATCTCCGGATGCTGTGGTCCATTCTTTTCCCATCGATCCGATGTATAAATAATCATCTTTTACAGTTGCCCATTCCGATTTAAAACCTTTCGTTGAtctaaaccataaaaaaattgcttaaAGGATCTTTTagtatgttaaattatttactttccATCACCGTCTAATAATAAAACCCATGGGGTGGCtttatcttgaaaaatttcaaatatcatTCCAGTTCGGTCATCAAAGCTTAATAATTTTCCGTTAAAAACAACCAATTCGCTCAGTTCCATCCCTCGATCTTTTAATGCAAAGTTTGTATCAACCCTAACTGGGTTTTGTCGATCCCATGAAACTGTTACAATACTTTTATTGGGACTATAACTTAAGTAacccttttttaaataagaataccacgtaaatttttctttatcacttttCGATTTTGTATCTAAATCCGCTATAATACCTAAAAGgaattattataactttttaattaaattttaattaatatttacctaTTCTAAATGTATACATCCCATTACTAAGAATAGGAGTCGTCAAGGGATAcgtataattataaaattcccCAAAAACTTTCGGCTCTGTTCGAATTTTACGAGGAAACACATAGAAAACAACCAAAACTAACAACCCAATCATTGCGACCCATAACACAAAATTAGTTTGGTTGTGTAATGTTCTATTAACAATCCGATGTGGTAGTGGGGCCCTTAGAGCCTTTCTCCAATCTCTTATTACCCCCATACCGTCTTTTAAGGTATCTTGCATTGAAGAATTAAGATGAAAATTccgtcatttttaaaatagtattTTGGGTGATTTTTATCgcatttttcaatttgttaaCGTGTACAatcgaatatttaaaaatatttagtgCCACATAACCTATTTCCATACGTGTTTTTGTCATCTGTCAAATatgacaaattaaaaaaaaatttttgattaattgaaatttttgcaatttaaaataaataaattccttTATTTTGATGTAATAGATTAATATtggtgaaatttttaattaaattgtttcatTTTATAAGTTAGTTTTGTAGTGAATGTTTGTAAAATGATCCCATCTTTTGAGAGAAAATTGAATTAAGAAAATGGCgcgataatttcaaaatattaatacttGTCAACTTTAAATCTGTTGAATTCTTTAAATCCAGTTCAGTTTTTGCATTTAAATGTTTCTAAACTATTGCATAATCAAAAAAGGAAAGTTTTGAACTAAACCCACgcaaaatgttaaataagatttttaacattatcccacgtaaatattaaataaacttaaaaaattaaaatatagctcacattaatttaatctttttttcttccGATTTAACATCCTCAGCCTTAACCCAGATCTTAAAACATAATCTcattaataaaacgaaaaagcCTTTAAAAGAGAAACTTTTTTAGGTCTCATCAccgattaaaaagaaataaaacactcggtatgtttaatatttttggacGTTACGAAATTTTGCAAATCAACTTTCTCCACTTCACAAAACCAGGAAGGAATCCACAGTTTAATGTTGTTAGTTTAAGAAGGAAGATCAACGATGAATTTTTATTGggttaagattaaaaagaattaaaaaaaattattttaattttttgacttTTAGGTTAGTTTTTTGATTATTGTTTTGATGGAAATTGCTTATTCAACGTCGAAACCGTTTACTGACGAAGACGGTGATAATTTTCGTGGGGATGAATCCGAATCTGATTTAGAAGAACGAAGAAGacgaaaaaataaacgaaaaccTTGCCAAAGAGTTGCAGGGGAAGAACAGAAAGGTGAAGGAGATGAAAGaactttttttcaattctCGTACGTTgatgttaattataattataattgtgGAAATGGAATGAATCAAAAAAGACCTCATCATCatcaaaatcaccaaaataatcatcaaaatcaccaaaataatcatcaaaatcatcatcaaaataataataataaacctgaaaatattgaaaatgatgATGTTGTCCATGAAAATGATGATAACACCTTTTCAACAACAAGACGACCACATCGTCcgttaggaaattttttaatgaaccaTAATGGAGCGCTAAtccaaacattttttggaaatCTATTTGGTACTAATAAACCTAAAGTTGATGAATCAAACCCGATTCC from Onthophagus taurus isolate NC chromosome 5, IU_Otau_3.0, whole genome shotgun sequence harbors:
- the LOC111426614 gene encoding soluble calcium-activated nucleotidase 1 — its product is MQDTLKDGMGVIRDWRKALRAPLPHRIVNRTLHNQTNFVLWVAMIGLLVLVVFYVFPRKIRTEPKVFGEFYNYTYPLTTPILSNGMYTFRIGIIADLDTKSKSDKEKFTWYSYLKKGYLSYSPNKSIVTVSWDRQNPVRVDTNFALKDRGMELSELVVFNGKLLSFDDRTGMIFEIFQDKATPWVLLLDGDGKSTKGFKSEWATVKDDYLYIGSMGKEWTTASGDFQSYNPQFIKKVSTKGEITHLRWVNEYNKLRESLNIYWPGYMIHESGVWSEIHKSWFFLPRRCSKEKYNETLDEHRGCSVLLIADENFHQIQVINLPNSHPTRGFSSFKFIPTSKDDVIVALRTEELNGNTATYITAFKINGEILLPDQLISDLKYEGFEFI
- the LOC139429788 gene encoding GATA zinc finger domain-containing protein 12-like translates to MNFYWVSFLIIVLMEIAYSTSKPFTDEDGDNFRGDESESDLEERRRRKNKRKPCQRVAGEEQKGEGDERTFFQFSYVDVNYNYNCGNGMNQKRPHHHQNHQNNHQNHQNNHQNHHQNNNNKPENIENDDVVHENDDNTFSTTRRPHRPLGNFLMNHNGALIQTFFGNLFGTNKPKVDESNPIPVHEAIQNDETTKYEPGLYVSAYNPINGQYLQGNLTNPKRIYRRINKGVDFLLSPLYDLI